From the Acidobacteriota bacterium genome, the window CGCGCGGCTTCCTTGCCCACACTAGCGGCGGCATCTTTCGTCTGCGGTCGCGCCATCTCCGGTTCACCTACCGTGTCCACCGCTTTGCCCAGGGCATAGACCGCCGCCGCACCGACTTCCAATGATGTCCGTTGCGCGCCTTCGCGGTCGGTGTAAGTTTCGAGACGAAGACGGCCTTCGACGAAGACTTGCTGGCCTTTGCGCAAATGCTCGCCCACGAATTCCGCCGTCTGATTCCAGCACGTCACGCGGAACCAGGTCGTGAGGTCTTCCGGCTCGCCATCGGCATTCTTGCGCCGCTCAGAAGTGGCGACGCTGAATTTGCACACCGCTGAACCTTGCGGCGTGTG encodes:
- the ssb gene encoding single-stranded DNA-binding protein, with product MASFNKITIVGYLGRDPELKHTPQGSAVCKFSVATSERRKNADGEPEDLTTWFRVTCWNQTAEFVGEHLRKGQQVFVEGRLRLETYTDREGAQRTSLEVGAAAVYALGKAVDTVGEPEMARPQTKDAAASVGKEAARAVLKAQAPPDLDEDDIPF